ccactagatggcagcaaatGTCTGAAAATGGGCTCCAAATGGCTCCACTCACCAGGATGCGCAATATGGacagaagtattgggacagACCAATGAGGTGCTGACCtccagtagtacagtagtactacAGCCTCCCCTCAGAGAACATAATACAGTTGGGGGCTCCCAGGGGTCAGATCTGAAAAAtaggttttctttatttttctcaagctgctgcgccTTCCcttgtttttgtagtttgtacagtcatattttttcactataatatgattaaaaataatgtttaaatcaggaaaaagccgaaagaaacaaacaaaagatcTCGTCTTGTATCGTTCTCATGGACCCAAACCCGTATATCGTCtcgtctcgtgacaccccaGGTCACCATAGCAAGACCTTTTAGACAATTGGACAAGAACATTTTCCTGTAAGTGCATGAAGCAAGGCCCATAAGGGTGCGCTTGGATGAGACAGGCACTTGGACCCACCTCACAAATGGCGCCTCACATATGAACATCAGTGCAGCACCGATCCCGGTCCCATTAGCCGTCTAATGATCCTGTTGTCCTTCCAGAGTCTTCAAAGCTCCCTGAAGAACATGGCCGATGTCGGTTTCCTTCAAGTCAAAGTCATCAAGGCGTCCGATCTCCTGGCGGCTGATTTAAACGGTACCTCACACCTTCCTGCTGTTGCACTGTGCCAGGAAAGAAAGTATTATGGgatgtgagtgtttttttgttgtgtcgTTTGGGCAGGCAAGAGCGACCCCTTCTGTGTGTTGGAGCTGTGCAACGACCGCCTGCAGACTCATACCGTCTACAAGAGCCTCCATCCCGAGTGGAATAAAGTCTTCACCTTGTCAGTCGCTCTTAAAGTTTGTTGAAATTGTAGAAATGTCTTTATTGTGTGtatcaaacatgaacacattgaTGGGATCCTGCAGCAAAGCATGTGATAAAAGCATgataaaaagcataaaaaagcaTTGTGGAAGACGATAGCTTAAAGGCAGTTGCTGTGGCCATGCTGCTCTCAGCCACCAGGGGGCATAGTGCATCGTATCTGGGGATTGTTATGGTCTGTTGTGGATGAACAAGTGTGAAAGTTCTCCATTCCTGTAGTAGTTCATCATCCCTCAACATTCACATGCCAGATTTTAGGAACACCACTTGTTGTCTCAACAAAATATCAGAAGTAAACgatcacaaaaataaatatatttactttagtGTGATAGTCTGACTGACACGTGAGCAAAACCCAGAAATGAATGTCTTACTGATTCCATACTACCAAATGAATCATTAATTATGCAACTGTAATtcatatcttatttatttaacacTGCAAGGCAGAAATGAGAGTAAATGTATGCAAACATGCAGAATTGTAATGTATTTTCTGACTTATATCTTCACTTCAatcatattttgtgttgttgttacgTCTGATCCACCAAATGTTGTGGTGTTGTGTCCACAGTCCCGTACGAGACATCCACGAAGTGCTGCTGGTGACCATCTTTGACGAGGACGGAGACAAAGCGCCAGACTTCCTGGGAAAAGTTGCCGTTCCGCTGCTCTCGGTACAAAGCACCTCGCTTCACACCGCCAGTCACGCCAAGACTCACTAAGACGTGATCCGGCATGACTGGCGGCCCGGTTCACGGCCCGGTCGCTCACCTCCATGACCTTTTGCGCCCCTTGCAGATCCGCAGGGGGCAGCAGATCACCTTGCCGCTGAAGAAAGAGGACCTGGGCAGCCTGACCAAGGGAATGATCACGCTGGAGCTGGAGGTCATTTTTAATCCCGTAAGTAAATGACTTAAAACCACGCCAGCGAGGAGCTTAAAGCTCTGCTAACGctttattgtgattttattgCAGGTCCGAGCCAGCATAAGAACCTTCCAGCCTCGAGAGAGGAAATTTATGGAGGACAATCCCAAATTTTCTAAAAAGGTTTGACATGGAAACAGCGTATTTCGTCCAGTAGTGGAAACACTCAATAGCTGAGTGAAGacctggccatctctgtgtggagtttgaatgtgagtgtgaatggttgtttgtctatatgtgccctgtgattggctggccaccagtccagggtgtaccctgcctctcgccggagacagctgggataggctccagcatacccccgccaccccaatgaggataaCAGGTATAGGAAAAAGCTGGATGGATGAAATAAATGCCTTATTTTCATATATGCCTGTTACTCTCTGCATTTGAGTCAATCCATgaatgtgaaggaaaacaggaaAGTCGTTTTTGACCTCTTTGAAGCCTCAACTAAAAATGTTTGTCCTCGTAGTGTTTGGACATGAAATAAGGCAGTTGGTAAATTGGCAATGGACTGTTGCTAACGGCCACAATCTAGCATTACATAACCTTGATCGGTTGGGAGGTCAGGGGTCAGAGGCGGTGACTGCGCCCGGCCAGTAATCCAGGGGGTGCTCGGAGATTGACAGTTTAAAGGTAAACACCGAGGAGACAGCTTGTTGGTCTTGCTGCTTTGACCCTTCACGGCTGAAATAGTAAAAGATGTCCTCCCTTCATGTACTTACACATTACTGTTACCCTGTAGAGCAAAAGCGGCCCGCTGCTTCGCCCCCTCTCGCTGAATGGAGCGTTAATTGCCCCCAACTGGCCCGTGTTGTGTTGCACGAGTTTGATATACAGTGTGCAGGACAGGGTGCGAGACAGGGTGCCTGACTGTCTGTAACGGCCACAAAGCCTCATTGTTGTCACACAATACGTCGCCCGCTAACGCCCAAACTTGCTTACTGCACCTAGGGTTTCTCCCGCTTGTTTTCATGCTGAAAGTCTCGCTTTTGGCAAAATCTGCTCAGATTTCGGACATTGCCCCCTccctcaacacagagatgcatGCCAAAACAGCTCACAACTAACAGCTGGATGCTAAATATTACTTTTATGTCCCATCATATGCAACCAAGCCCCTGCAGGACACATCAAGGTTTtgcatttttacaatatttggaCTCTCAAGGACACGACAGACTAAGGACCACGGGTCATGTTCGATTCTCCAAAAGTatcttttttgaaaaaatggatCCCTTCTGCTGCATCTTCTTACTCCCTGGCAGACCAGGTGCCCGTGAGGTGTGTTTAGAAGCACAAGCCAAAGATGTTTTGTTAACATGAATGTTGATTTGTGTCTTCAAGAACATCAAAGACCCTGAACCATGTTTTTATGTACTCGCAGGGAACCAACAGAACCAAGAGAAGGTACGATCTCCACTGCATCTGCTAATCTTGCGTCCAATGTTCCTTGCAGGCTCTGGCCAGGAACGTGCTACGTGTGCAGGCGCTCTACCGCGCCATCAGGTCCACCCTGCAGTACGTGAAAAGTTGCTTCCAGTGGGAGAGCGTGCAGAGGAGCCTGCTGGCCTTCCTGGTGAGTCGCTCATCAATAACTCCATCTTCTCTGGCCTCCACTTTTCCTCCAAGCCTAGCGAAACCCCCCCCCCTGAACCCTCCCTGCGAGCTTCTTAATCAGTGTGGCGCCGGGCCTGGCAGGACAGGCGAGCGGCCGCTGGGTAGATGGGGGGGTTAAGCCTCAGCTGGAGAGAGGGGAGTCCCGGCGGGGACCAGATCTTCTATTTTGGACAACTCATTAACCCTCCGTTACTGTCTGCGCTGGCTCTGACGGTGCGCACACAAGTCCAATTAGAATAGATCAGGATGGTCCTCCATGTTGGATAGAATATGCTGAGGGTGCGACAGAGTTTTGCTGTCAACGTCCTCTAGATGGCGCTAAGGCGTATTGCAAGCTGTATAGGATAGGAGATTTGCGTATGTGCCACACTTTTTAACCTCTATTCTACCAATGGCCTTCGACTGGCAAACTACTTTTTGGGGGATTGGATAAATCTCAATCCTGTAggtgttcacaaaaaaaaaaaaaaacaagcaacgCCCACTTTTATGTCCAAGAACGGCACCCAGATTAGGGCTGTAAAATTGTGTGAAAACCTTCTCCAATATTGATTAGCATAATCTTGCTAATGTAAAATCATTTGAATACCAACCCTCCACTGTGTGTCCCTCGGTGCACTGTGCTTCCTGCAGCATGACTGAAGACACGCCCCCCACATAGTAGTTCTCATACAAACTGTCCCAGTTTCTGAACTTTACCAGACATTTTTGCAGCCCTAGCTAGTACTCGGAATGCGCCAACAGAGGCACAGATGAGAACATGGACAGATTTcacatccacttcctgtcttcagaGTGTTGATGGTGACAGTTAACACTGCTGTTCTTGTTTGGAAGCCTCATGGCGATGCAGGCACGTGGGCGGTCTTTGGCGGAGGTCTAGTTAAGGAAGATATCACAGACCGcgatgcaacacacacacacgcacacacacacacacacacacacgctgcacGGCCATCTGTACTCGTGTTGTCGCACTGGTGATGTTGTCCGCCTTTTCCAGCCTCAGCGACAGGAACCAACCTGTTCCATCGCGGTTAGACACCTTTTTGTCCCGGCCTCCGCCTCGCCAATCCGTGCTGTTTTCTCTCGGGccgagtcacatgacaacagtGCCAGCATGCTCTCAGATTACAGTCATGGCGTGCAAAGCTTTCCTCGAGCATTAAGGTTGGAAATCCCGCTGCTGTCTGAAAATGTGCTGCCCTCCAGTTCAGTAGCTGTGCCGGCTTTTGGTAGCCtttcatttggactttttttccgTTGTTTCTCTCTGATGTGGATTGTGTTTCCCCCCTCACTTGAGGACTGTCTCGGACcccgtggacatgaaatagACCTCAATGATCACAATCTTTATGGGTCCGggatacatttccaccaaagcGTGACTTGGCCTCGCCCCAAAAGCCTCACTAATAAAACTTAACGCTCGCATGGAGACGGGCCtgctctgacacacacacgcacacacacacacacacagttcatgtTCAAGTGGCAGTAGTAGACTTTGACTAATTGattaaaagtcacatttttatattttataaggATAACACATTagaagatttatttttttaagtgaaagttcttaaaaataacagttgttatttatattaaaatgctGACGACGTCCATCTGTAAAAACATTTGGGCATACGCGGGTACTTAAGGACCAAACAGCACCGTTGTAATGTTTGTTTAGGCGTTAATTGAGTCACAGTTGTGAAgtaaatgtacgtatgtatatagcGGTGTTTGCCTCCTGCCTGATTTCtcgtttttttgcatgtttgtcacatttagaTGTTTCAAATCATTAAACAGATTTAACAGATagctggttgggccacccttagcagcaacaactgcaatcaagctaacttgcaatgagtctcttccagcctgtggaggaatgttggtctttgcagaattgttgtcattcagccacattggaggagGTTTTTCCAGCACgaaggacttggactaggccactctaaagtcttcatttggttcagaggtggacttgctggtgtgtttgagATCATTGTCCGGCTGCAGAACCCACGTTGGTTTCAGCTTggggtcaccaacagatggccggaccttctccttcaggattttttggaattcatggttccatttatcacagcaagtcttccaggtcctgaagcagcaaaacagcccagaccatcacactaccaccaccatattatactgttgctatgatgctCTTTTGATGCAACTTTTCCGCCAGATGGAATGGGACACGCTATTTCCAAAAGGTCCAACgtttgtctggtcagaccagAATATTTTTTGCCAAGTGTCTTTCCtacggtggagtcatgaacactgaccttaactgaggcaagtgtctgcacttctttggatcttgttgtggggtcttttgtgacctcttgcatgagtctcctgggaaggttcaccactgttccatgttttcgccatttgtggataatggctctcactgtggtttgctggagtcatAAAGCTCATAAAGCTCTGATGATGGTAACCTTAACTTCCAGTTGTTCCTCCTGTCATAAAAACTCGCATTGGACCTGAAATGGTAGATGCCATGCATAGCAACGTAGTTCAACATAATGATGTTATCTCTTTCCTGATCTCCTGTTGTGAGGTAGAACTCCAGGGATACTCCCTAAGCTGGTTTTATGGAAATTTGGGAGcaagaaaggacagggagagctGGCAAAAGCAAAAGTGAAAAGCTTTATACGCATTTGCTTAGAAATGCTGATAAAGTACAAAGCTTTTTCCAtcacagcgccatctgctggggCCTGAAATGCtcgaaacaggaagtagttggCCCTGGCATCATAGCGCGGCACTGGCTAATCCATCCAGCATCTTGTTGTTTTGCTCTTGTGCAGCCCACTAATCCCTGTGAAAAAACACAGCGTACCGGGCTAGATTTAGCTTCACATCTgctgtgtggagggggggggggggtgcgggcGTCATGTGACCTCGCTGATCATGTGCCCTCCACGCAGGTGTTCCTGGTGACTGTCTGGCATTGGGAGTTCTACATGCTGCCCTTCATCCTGATCCTGCTCATCTCATGGAACTACTTCCAGATCTGCTCCGGGCGGGCCAGTCAGGACCTGGtgagttttatttttcttacccCTCAAAGGATGCGCCTTTGTTTCTATAGCAACAAGCAACAAGTGCTAATTGTTTTTGCTTCGTTGTTGAAATTGACAACACAGCTTTTGTTTTGGAATGTAAACATCAGCACTTCCTCTTTAATCGCCAACATCcctgtcagctttacagatgccatgtacACAGGCCATGTTGTAGTGAGACATAGTCGATGTTATCAGGCTTTTCATTCAACAATATATCTCTGTGTTGTCTTCATTTCAGGCCAATATGGACGTCGGCGATGAAGATGAGGACGATGAGAAGGTAAAGGAGTGAAGCCACTTAGACAGGGTTGCCCAAAGTGCGGCGCAATGGCCATTTTTGGGCCACAGCTCGTTTTTATTGGCACTCAGCATGCAGGAAAGTGAGACGTGAAAGTTACTCTGTGTGACTTACATAAAGTCCGTATTTACTCTGTGTGACTTACACAAAGTCCGTATTTAGTCTGTGTGACTTACACAAAGTCCGTATTTACTCTCTATGACTTACATAAAGTCCGTACTTACTCTCTATGACTTACATAAAGTCCGTACTTACTCTCTATGACTTACATAAAGTCCGTATTTAGTCTCTATGACTTACATAAAGTCCGTATTTAGACAGTGTGACTTACATAAGGTCTGTATTTAGTCTGTGTGACTTACACAAAGTCCGTATTTACTCTCTTGTGACTTACACAAAGTCCGTATTTACTCTCTTGTGACTTACACAAAGTCCGTATTTACTCTCTGACTTACATAAAGTCCGTACTTACTCTCTATGACTTACATAAAGTCCATACTTACTCTCTATGACTTACATAAAGTATGTATTTAGTCTGTATGACTTACATAAAGTCCGTATTTAGACAGTGTGACTTACATAAGGTCCGTATTTAGTCTGTGTGACTTACACAAAGTCCGTATTTAGTCTGTGTGACTTACACAAAGTCCGTATTTACTCTCTTGTGACTTACACAAAGTCCGTATTTACTCTCTATGACTTACATAAAGTCCGTACTTACTCTCTATGACTTACATAAAGTCCGTACTTACTCTCTATGACTTACATAAAGTCCGTATTTAGTCTCTATGACTTACATAAAGTCCGTATTTAGTCTGTGTGACTTACACAAAGTCCGTATTTACTCTCTTGTGACTTACACAAAGTCCGTATTTACTCTCTGACTTACATAAAGTCCGTACTTACTCTCTATGACTTACATAAAGTCCGTACTTACTCTCTATGACTTACATAAAGTCTGTATTTAGTCTGTATGACTTACATAAAGTCCGTATTTAGACAGTATGACTTACACAAAGTccccatcctttcatttttctttgtaGCCGTCTGTGGAAAACGTTTAAACAAACactctgaatgtttttttgttttttttttttaatgaagatcTCAGCAGGCTGACCGCACACGTCAAGGCTCATTCATATGCTAATGAGGGGGCGGGGATAAGCTCCAAACACGCCTCACAATGCGGTGACTGTGGAGCTAATGATGCCACTTATTCGAGGCGCTACAACGGAGCTATTTAATTCTTTCACTTTCAGTTCTTCCAGTCGGTCTTAAGTTGGCGTTACTCTCAGCCTTTGTCTTGTTTGTGTGCTTTTTCGTGATAAAACAGACTGGAGTCTAACgtgattttcaccaaaaaatggTCAGAACACTTGGGAAGAAAACACAGCACAAGATTCCaaggttctacaaaatatccAAGACAATATGGAAGGGGAGGGGCATACATACAATATTAACACAAagggaaataaaatataaataaaataaaagataaaagacaCTGACCTCTATTCACGGATGATTTACtgaatattattttactatCTAAAGCTCATATAATAATTCCAATGATATGAAATACCATATATGGGCAAAATGAAGCTGATGAAGAAAAGGTCTTCATTTCAGGAGTCGGAGCGTCGAGGCCTGATGGAGAAAATCCACATGGTCCAGGACATCGTCATCAGCCTGCAGGTCTTTCTCGATGAGGTGGCCTGCTTTGGGGAGAGGATTAAAAAGTAAGACAAATCCTTCCCTCCAACCTTAAAATGACAACGTCTTGGCTAAGAaatgtatttcatgttttttggtGAAGCACGTTCAACTGGTCCGAGCCCTTCCTGTCCACTCTGGCCTTGCTGCTCTTCGTCACGGCAACCGTCCTCACCTATTTCATCCCAGTACGCTACATCATCTTAATATGGGGTAAGATGCTAACGCCAACGTCACTGTAGCTTGGCTACCGTGCAGGTCACCTTGTGTTAGTGGAATGTTagaaataaagtccaaatatgtaaatattattataatataatatgtcttatttcttcTGAATGtatattctaatattattttCTGGACGAGGGGCCACTAGGAGGATTTCCAGCGGTTGGCCGTCAACGTGTTTGTTTGTATGCGAGCACCACGAATGAcacctcttcttctttttagGCATCAACAAATTCACCAAGAGATTACGCAACCCGTACTCCATCGACAACAACGAGGTCCTAGATTTCCTGAGCAGGGTTCCGTCCGACGTGCAGAAGGTAAACTAGCAAGGCccgggggtgggcaaactacggcccgggggccaatccggcccgccaagtgtttgaatacggtctgcccaatctttccaaagtatttcatttaaactcaacatacaacctggcatcatggcctgagccaaccttttgatggttttatcaatttcgttttttgacatggtctgttgtttacaaagtgctcctgaaaaaagggacacaagcacataataataataattattattattagattattagattattagattattaga
The Doryrhamphus excisus isolate RoL2022-K1 chromosome 12, RoL_Dexc_1.0, whole genome shotgun sequence genome window above contains:
- the mctp2b gene encoding multiple C2 and transmembrane domain-containing protein 2 isoform X5, with translation MESPSITEGSRESLRSFLLTINLKEGRNLVIRDRCGTSDPYVKFKLEGKTIYKSKVVFKNLNPTWSENFSIPVRNLSQRLYIKVYDRDLTTDDFMGSASVLLSDLHMDTVNELSLPLDDPNSLEEDMGVVLVDMSLTQRDADSRRGPRWPQIRKRSSRSGSSHQSSRLCESLRKSQLWSSVVTVTLVEGQDMPLDTQGGQLFVRFRLGEQRFRSKNLCAVSKPQWRERFTFNQFPESPSILEAELWSKEGRRSEECLGMCEVDLTGIPFDQRQLFTLSLDQCRGRLVFLVTLRTSNGVSILDLCAAPLDEPRERQNQLDNYSLQSSLKNMADVGFLQVKVIKASDLLAADLNGKSDPFCVLELCNDRLQTHTVYKSLHPEWNKVFTFPVRDIHEVLLVTIFDEDGDKAPDFLGKVAVPLLSIRRGQQITLPLKKEDLGSLTKGMITLELEVIFNPVRASIRTFQPRERKFMEDNPKFSKKALARNVLRVQALYRAIRSTLQYVKSCFQWESVQRSLLAFLVFLVTVWHWEFYMLPFILILLISWNYFQICSGRASQDLANMDVGDEDEDDEKESERRGLMEKIHMVQDIVISLQVFLDEVACFGERIKNTFNWSEPFLSTLALLLFVTATVLTYFIPVRYIILIWGINKFTKRLRNPYSIDNNEVLDFLSRVPSDVQKVQYGETRGVRRKRTT